A DNA window from Halomonas zincidurans B6 contains the following coding sequences:
- a CDS encoding tRNA-(ms[2]io[6]A)-hydroxylase — translation MIAMQDGSMEALLPAELLAFLPCATPMGWIEAALANQTLLLIDHAQCEKKAASTAMSLMYRYVDRPLLLIKMSQLAREELLHFEQVVKLMEERGIPYRHLSASRYADGLRQHVKRDDPQRLVDMLIVGAFIEARSCERFARLIPHLDIELAKFYRSLVKSEGRHYEDYLMLAQRFADGPIESRIAFFADRERELIETPDETFRFHSGLPAVA, via the coding sequence ATGATTGCGATGCAAGACGGTTCCATGGAAGCCCTGTTGCCCGCCGAACTGCTGGCCTTTCTACCCTGTGCCACGCCGATGGGCTGGATCGAGGCGGCGTTGGCCAATCAGACGCTGCTGCTGATCGACCATGCGCAGTGCGAAAAGAAAGCGGCGTCCACGGCGATGAGCTTGATGTACCGATATGTCGATCGGCCGCTGCTGCTGATTAAGATGTCGCAGCTGGCCCGGGAGGAATTGCTGCATTTCGAACAGGTCGTCAAGTTGATGGAGGAACGCGGCATCCCCTATCGTCACCTCAGCGCGTCGCGCTATGCCGATGGCCTGCGGCAACACGTAAAGCGCGATGACCCTCAGCGGCTGGTCGATATGCTGATCGTCGGCGCGTTCATCGAGGCACGCAGCTGCGAGCGCTTCGCTCGGCTGATTCCGCATCTGGATATCGAGCTTGCCAAGTTCTATCGCTCTCTGGTTAAGTCGGAAGGGCGACATTATGAGGATTACTTGATGTTGGCCCAGCGCTTCGCGGACGGTCCCATCGAATCCCGTATCGCTTTCTTCGCCGATCGCGAGCGCGAGCTGATCGAAACGCCTGACGAGACGTTCCGTTTCCACAGCGGCCTACCCGCCGTGGCTTGA
- the acnB gene encoding bifunctional aconitate hydratase 2/2-methylisocitrate dehydratase has translation MLEAYRHHVEERAAEGVPPKPLNAEQTAALIELLKNPPAGEEQFLLELITDRVPPGVDEAAYVKAGFLTAIAKGEAESPLIDKVHAVKLLGTMQGGYNIATLVELLDDAALANEAGEQLKHTLLMFDAFHDVAERARNGNGVAQDVLQSWADAEWYLAKPALAEKISLAVFKVPGETNTDDLSPAPDAWSRPDIPLHANAMLKNEREGIVPEVPGTKGPLAQIDAVKAKGFPVAYVGDVVGTGSSRKSATNSVLWFFGDDIRHVPNKRAGGFCFGSKIAPIFFNTMEDAGALPIEMDVSRLEMGDVIDVYPHEGKVCRHDSDEVISTFALKTRVILDEVRAGGRIPLIIGRGLTDKARNELGLGPSDVFKTPEQPVDTGRGFTLAQKMVGKACGMNGVRPGMYCEPKMTTVGSQDTTGPMTRDELKDLACLGFQADLVMQSFCHTSAYPKPVDVETHHTLPDFIMNRGGVSLRPGDGIIHSWLNRMLLPDTVGTGGDSHTRFPLGISFPAGSGLVAFAAATGVMPLDMPESVLVRFKGERQPGITLRDLVHAIPYYAIQQGLLTVEKSGKKNAFSGRILEIEGLEDLTAEQAFELSDASAERSAAGCTITLAEDSVAEYLRSNITLLKWMIDQGYGDRRTIERRIAGMQEWLDSPSLMRADADAEYAEVIEIDLAEITEPVLCAPNDPDDARLLSEVAGETIDEVFIGSCMTNIGHFRAAGKLLEKLPAGSLKTRLWLAPPTKMDQHQLTEEGYYGIYGRAGARMEMPGCSLCMGNQARVAPKSTVVSTSTRNFPNRLGDGANVYLASAELAAVAAVVGRLPSVEEYRGYMGEFNAMAGEIYRYMNFHEIEEFQRAASNVIPLAEQA, from the coding sequence GTGCTTGAAGCCTACCGCCACCATGTCGAGGAGCGTGCTGCCGAGGGCGTACCGCCCAAGCCGCTGAATGCCGAGCAAACCGCCGCGCTGATCGAACTTCTCAAGAACCCGCCGGCCGGCGAAGAACAGTTCCTGCTCGAGCTGATCACCGATCGCGTGCCACCGGGGGTCGACGAAGCCGCCTATGTCAAGGCCGGCTTTCTGACCGCCATCGCCAAGGGCGAGGCCGAATCGCCACTGATCGACAAGGTCCATGCGGTCAAGCTGCTGGGCACCATGCAGGGCGGCTATAACATCGCCACGCTGGTGGAGTTGCTCGACGACGCCGCGCTGGCCAACGAGGCGGGCGAACAGCTCAAGCATACGCTGCTGATGTTCGATGCCTTCCATGACGTCGCCGAGCGCGCCAGAAACGGCAATGGCGTCGCCCAGGACGTACTGCAATCGTGGGCCGACGCCGAATGGTACCTGGCCAAGCCGGCGCTGGCCGAGAAGATCAGCCTGGCGGTGTTCAAGGTGCCCGGGGAAACCAACACCGACGACCTGTCGCCGGCGCCGGATGCCTGGTCGCGCCCGGATATCCCGCTGCACGCCAATGCCATGCTCAAGAACGAGCGCGAAGGTATCGTGCCCGAGGTGCCCGGCACCAAGGGTCCGCTGGCTCAGATCGACGCGGTCAAGGCCAAGGGCTTCCCGGTCGCCTATGTCGGCGACGTGGTGGGCACCGGCTCGTCGCGCAAGTCCGCCACCAACTCGGTACTGTGGTTCTTCGGCGACGACATCCGCCACGTGCCCAACAAGCGCGCCGGCGGCTTCTGCTTCGGCAGCAAGATCGCGCCGATCTTCTTCAACACCATGGAAGACGCCGGCGCCCTGCCCATCGAGATGGACGTCTCCAGGCTCGAGATGGGCGACGTCATCGACGTCTACCCCCACGAAGGCAAGGTCTGCCGTCACGACAGCGACGAGGTGATCTCGACCTTCGCGCTCAAGACCCGGGTGATTCTCGACGAAGTGCGTGCCGGCGGCCGCATCCCGTTGATCATCGGCCGCGGCCTCACCGACAAGGCGCGCAACGAGCTCGGCCTGGGTCCCTCCGATGTGTTCAAGACCCCCGAGCAGCCCGTCGACACCGGCCGCGGCTTCACCCTGGCGCAGAAGATGGTCGGCAAGGCCTGCGGCATGAACGGCGTGCGTCCCGGCATGTACTGCGAACCGAAGATGACCACCGTGGGTTCCCAGGACACCACCGGGCCGATGACCCGCGACGAGCTCAAGGACCTGGCCTGCCTGGGCTTCCAGGCCGACCTGGTGATGCAGTCGTTCTGCCATACCAGCGCCTATCCCAAGCCGGTCGACGTGGAGACCCACCACACCCTGCCCGATTTCATCATGAATCGCGGCGGCGTCTCGCTGCGTCCGGGCGACGGCATCATCCACTCGTGGCTCAACCGCATGCTGCTGCCCGACACCGTGGGCACCGGCGGCGATTCGCACACGCGCTTCCCGCTGGGCATCTCGTTCCCCGCCGGCTCGGGCCTGGTGGCCTTCGCCGCGGCGACCGGGGTGATGCCACTGGATATGCCCGAGTCGGTGCTGGTGCGCTTCAAGGGCGAGCGTCAGCCGGGCATCACGCTGCGCGATCTGGTCCATGCGATCCCCTACTACGCCATTCAGCAGGGTCTGCTGACCGTCGAGAAGTCCGGCAAGAAGAACGCCTTCTCCGGTCGTATCCTGGAAATCGAAGGGCTCGAGGACCTTACCGCCGAGCAGGCCTTCGAGCTCTCCGACGCCTCCGCCGAGCGCAGCGCGGCCGGTTGCACCATCACGCTTGCCGAGGACAGCGTGGCGGAGTACCTGAGATCCAACATCACCCTGCTCAAGTGGATGATCGATCAGGGCTACGGCGATCGCCGGACCATCGAGCGGCGCATCGCCGGGATGCAGGAATGGCTCGACTCTCCCAGCCTGATGCGTGCCGACGCCGACGCCGAGTACGCCGAGGTGATCGAGATCGATCTTGCCGAGATCACCGAACCGGTGCTCTGCGCGCCCAACGACCCCGACGACGCCCGGCTGCTCTCCGAGGTCGCCGGCGAGACCATTGACGAAGTGTTCATCGGCTCGTGCATGACCAACATCGGCCACTTCCGCGCCGCCGGCAAGCTGCTCGAGAAACTGCCAGCCGGCAGTCTCAAGACGCGCCTGTGGCTTGCACCGCCGACCAAGATGGACCAGCATCAGTTGACGGAGGAAGGGTACTACGGCATTTACGGGCGTGCCGGTGCGCGCATGGAGATGCCCGGTTGTTCGCTGTGCATGGGCAACCAGGCGCGCGTCGCGCCTAAATCGACGGTGGTTTCGACCTCGACTCGCAACTTTCCCAATCGCCTGGGCGACGGGGCGAACGTCTATCTCGCCTCGGCCGAACTGGCGGCGGTCGCCGCAGTGGTCGGACGTTTGCCGAGTGTCGAGGAATACCGCGGCTACATGGGCGAGTTCAACGCCATGGCCGGCGAAATCTACCGTTACATGAACTTCCACGAAATCGAGGAGTTCCAGAGAGCGGCATCCAACGTGATTCCGCTCGCCGAACAAGCCTGA
- a CDS encoding peptidylprolyl isomerase: MIVLHTNYGEIHLQLDHDKAPKSAANFEQYVRDGHYDDTLFHRVINGFMVQGGGFDTDFEQKPTREPIDNEADNGLKNRKGSVAMARTQDPHSATAQFFINIADNDFLDHRGKNLQGWGYCVFGEVVAGMEVVERIKAVPTTRRGMHADVPAEDVILERAEIRD; this comes from the coding sequence ATGATTGTATTGCATACCAATTATGGCGAGATTCATCTGCAACTCGACCATGACAAGGCGCCCAAGAGCGCGGCCAACTTCGAACAATACGTTCGTGACGGGCATTACGACGACACCCTGTTTCACCGCGTGATCAACGGCTTCATGGTTCAGGGCGGCGGCTTCGATACCGATTTCGAACAAAAGCCCACCCGCGAACCGATCGACAATGAAGCCGACAACGGGCTGAAGAATCGCAAGGGTAGCGTGGCCATGGCGCGCACCCAGGACCCGCACTCGGCCACCGCCCAGTTCTTCATCAACATCGCCGACAACGACTTCCTCGATCATCGCGGCAAGAACCTGCAAGGCTGGGGTTATTGCGTGTTCGGCGAAGTCGTCGCCGGCATGGAGGTGGTCGAGCGGATCAAGGCCGTGCCGACCACCCGACGCGGCATGCATGCCGACGTGCCCGCCGAGGACGTTATCCTCGAGCGTGCCGAAATCCGCGACTGA
- a CDS encoding glutamine--tRNA ligase/YqeY domain fusion protein translates to MTIESTSAPNFIRNQIREEVDAGTVDKVVTRFPPEPNGFLHIGHAKSICLNFGIAEQFGGDCHLRFDDTNPAKEEQVYIDAIKADVEWLGFEWAGPVRFASDYFDQLYAWAQHLVREDKAYVDDLSPDEIRDYRGTLTEPGRPSPYRDRSADENLDLLERMRKGEFAEGEKVLRAKIDMASPNINLRDPILYRIRHASHHQTGDKWKIYPSYDFTHGQSDAIEGVTHSICTLEFEDHRPLYDWFLANLPVPGTPRQIEFARLNLDYTVTSKRKLKLLVDQGFVDGWDDPRMPTISGMRRRGYTPGSIRKFCEMIGVTRAEGGVVDIAMLYHAIRADLEDNAPRAMCVLKPLKVVLTNVPAGHDEVFEVAGHPARDDMGTRRLPLTREIWIDADDFMEAPPKKFFRLAPGKEVRLRNAYVIRCDEVIKDAAGEVSELRCSVDFDTLGQNPEGRKVKGVIHWVSAEQAVPVEVRLYDNLFQVEAPDRDRDVDFLEHLNRDSLSVVEGYAEPSLAEVAPESRYQFERIGYFCADRHAAAEGKRVFNRIVGLKDSWARIQKQQAQKKG, encoded by the coding sequence ATGACCATTGAGAGCACCAGCGCCCCGAACTTCATCCGCAACCAGATCCGCGAGGAAGTCGACGCGGGCACGGTCGACAAGGTCGTTACCCGCTTTCCCCCCGAGCCCAACGGCTTTCTGCACATCGGCCATGCCAAGTCGATCTGCCTGAATTTCGGGATCGCCGAGCAATTCGGCGGGGACTGCCACCTACGCTTCGACGATACCAACCCGGCCAAGGAAGAACAGGTCTACATCGACGCGATCAAGGCCGATGTGGAATGGCTGGGCTTTGAATGGGCCGGCCCGGTGCGCTTCGCCTCGGATTATTTCGATCAACTGTATGCCTGGGCGCAGCATCTGGTGCGCGAGGACAAGGCCTACGTCGACGACCTGTCACCGGACGAAATTCGCGACTACCGCGGCACGCTGACCGAGCCGGGCCGGCCGAGCCCCTATCGTGATCGCTCTGCCGACGAGAACCTCGATCTGCTCGAGCGCATGCGCAAGGGCGAGTTCGCCGAGGGCGAGAAGGTGCTGCGGGCCAAGATCGACATGGCCTCGCCCAATATCAACCTGCGTGATCCGATCCTCTATCGCATCCGTCATGCCAGCCATCATCAGACCGGCGACAAGTGGAAGATCTACCCGTCATACGACTTTACGCATGGCCAGTCGGATGCCATCGAGGGCGTGACCCATTCGATCTGCACGCTGGAGTTCGAGGATCACCGGCCGCTCTACGACTGGTTCCTGGCCAACCTGCCCGTACCCGGCACGCCGCGCCAGATCGAGTTCGCGCGCTTGAATCTCGACTACACGGTGACCTCCAAGCGTAAGCTCAAGCTGCTCGTCGACCAGGGCTTCGTCGATGGCTGGGACGATCCGCGCATGCCGACCATCTCGGGAATGCGCCGGCGGGGCTACACGCCGGGCTCGATCCGCAAGTTCTGCGAGATGATCGGCGTCACCCGCGCCGAGGGCGGGGTGGTCGACATCGCCATGCTCTACCATGCCATTCGTGCGGATCTCGAGGACAACGCGCCGCGGGCGATGTGCGTGCTCAAGCCGCTCAAGGTCGTGCTGACCAATGTGCCGGCGGGGCATGACGAGGTCTTCGAGGTCGCCGGCCACCCGGCCCGCGACGACATGGGCACGCGGCGCCTGCCGCTGACTCGCGAGATCTGGATCGATGCCGACGACTTCATGGAGGCGCCGCCGAAGAAGTTCTTCCGCCTGGCGCCGGGCAAGGAGGTTCGCCTGCGCAACGCCTACGTGATTCGGTGCGACGAGGTGATCAAGGACGCGGCCGGGGAGGTCAGCGAGCTGCGCTGCTCGGTCGATTTCGACACGCTCGGCCAGAACCCCGAAGGCCGCAAGGTCAAGGGCGTGATCCACTGGGTGAGCGCCGAGCAGGCGGTGCCCGTGGAAGTGCGTCTCTACGACAACCTGTTCCAGGTCGAGGCGCCGGATCGCGATCGCGACGTCGATTTCCTCGAGCACCTCAACCGCGACTCGCTGAGCGTCGTCGAGGGCTACGCCGAACCCAGCCTGGCCGAGGTCGCGCCGGAAAGCCGCTATCAGTTCGAGCGGATCGGCTATTTCTGCGCCGATCGCCACGCGGCGGCCGAGGGCAAGCGGGTGTTCAATCGCATCGTCGGGCTCAAGGACAGCTGGGCGCGGATCCAGAAACAACAGGCGCAGAAGAAGGGCTGA
- a CDS encoding DUF1289 domain-containing protein, with the protein MSQRIVSPCVGLCSTTVGDAVCRGCQRHESEIRDWFVYSDATRRKVMQRLDAWRVEIAGEYLRVNDEAQLEAQLVRHRIRHRADQPALSRAVELLRVGRGRMRDITRYGLQAHGKGLHLSADELYEAIATALMAHVEARRHHSGFTHSTGSSP; encoded by the coding sequence ATGTCGCAACGTATTGTTTCGCCCTGCGTAGGGCTTTGTTCGACGACCGTGGGCGACGCGGTGTGCCGTGGCTGTCAGCGCCACGAGAGCGAGATCCGCGACTGGTTCGTCTACAGCGATGCAACGCGACGCAAGGTGATGCAGCGCCTGGATGCCTGGCGTGTAGAGATTGCCGGCGAGTACCTGCGGGTCAACGATGAAGCGCAGCTCGAGGCGCAACTGGTGCGTCATCGCATTCGTCACCGGGCGGATCAGCCGGCGCTATCGCGCGCGGTGGAATTGTTGCGGGTCGGCCGGGGGCGGATGCGCGATATCACGCGTTACGGATTGCAAGCCCACGGTAAAGGTTTGCATCTCTCGGCCGATGAGCTCTATGAGGCGATCGCGACGGCGCTGATGGCTCACGTCGAGGCTCGGCGGCATCATTCCGGCTTCACTCATTCGACGGGATCTTCCCCATGA
- a CDS encoding AAA family ATPase, translating into MLRTPSVNAQLTLFGHFSLSLGDDTLTQFSYDKVKALLVHLLLQCQPVNRAALAELLWPDQGLSSGRTNLRHALHCLRQSLGDEADRVLAVSRQTIAFQLPADWQFDLHSIERLLAETPDVARLERLLTLYRGDLAEELQLAQCAEYQRWLVRIRGEWRQRVLAYAEQVLQELDELPDPLLRTLVSRFSGYGPFHEGLIRQLIEQGQPAAAHEEYNAYLQLLALSGQQPEPNILQLARYWSDASTSELQPMSPQGAFSRVLAADSQPVRDDEIEHRQLSVMAIRLRLHGEWEERGEVRACLSLQIELLRWLERQCNHLGGFWLPGATGGLGLACFGTHGPAHQLAELVALYEHCRRVLPEEIARQWSGEGKLPQFELAAGLDSGRVIYLPERQLVDPLGQVTQRSLDLMSLAEGSELVISQEASQHMPPALDLQPRLSSRLMASDGKVRLRALVLGINEGGRNATPPDLVGRESALRKLRDALARAGLGLRQSILVQGASGMGKSALLVSFRQLVQSEDISLCWQSTTRMSMLEPFSVARMLLRWHCQDKLDVDTFDQVLVNQGHAGLVDATEPCKLLHQALGLESDGDSLGLAQSGEAVDLLVGVLRRLIERVTVDKPLVMMVDDLQWVDEPSLKLLAGLQARLPINSAFLMVASHHGREPLSVKLHWDQQLSLDRLDAMQSSRLLSQLARRYRLHLSPRLRGQLIERCDGVPLYLQEICRRLDMDRREGRSVQVDELPRGLFGLLAGRIDQLEGDRHIAHVAAVLGRQFRLDFLQECSGLDEQRLRQGLEHMRRLEIVEAGEPHGEYQYQFTHPLLQEAAYLSCPRDVRTRIHQQVVGLIEERFPMWISRHPGDFATHLRRSGHFSRGARYFELAAREALKVSANRTALRMADAGLASLRQVEGHAEREISLLTVKGQAAFALEGHGSPIAHESFVKARELIEGSRCADEETELEQRFLVKWGLWVGCSQRFAHADAFSLASKMAAIAEQLPDPRYRRLADYARAHCEYWAGRVREANEHLEEIDPLHQPMMLEWLPFSDHPQVAAACYQGWSLCLRGDYRRAERQVEAAIRLAETYNHPGSLALALLFAAAMYRQLGHVHLAGARAERAFEVTRTPDLHIWHMTAQCALGWHKALSGDRAGLAMIEASLEELAELSGQDRYQRPMLWYTDACFALGELALAEDYLDQCLMIARERSSLFVPELSIHLARVYQRQGRSADTVRQLTEQALEQAREHDDLHHQLCALELWLDVVDSSDSHASDELRRLLKEVTQSDAPVLLRWRTLLDKQLSRPAAFES; encoded by the coding sequence ATGCTACGGACCCCTTCCGTCAATGCGCAGTTAACGCTGTTCGGTCATTTCTCCCTTTCGCTGGGTGACGACACCCTCACCCAATTCAGTTACGACAAGGTCAAGGCCCTGCTGGTCCATCTGCTGTTGCAGTGCCAGCCCGTCAACCGTGCTGCGCTGGCCGAGCTGCTGTGGCCCGATCAGGGACTGTCTTCGGGGCGCACCAACCTGCGCCACGCGCTGCACTGTCTGCGTCAGAGTCTCGGCGACGAGGCCGACCGGGTATTGGCGGTGTCGCGCCAGACCATAGCCTTCCAGCTTCCCGCCGACTGGCAGTTCGACCTGCACAGCATCGAGCGGTTGCTTGCCGAAACGCCGGATGTCGCGCGTCTCGAACGCCTGTTGACGCTCTACCGCGGCGATCTCGCCGAAGAGCTGCAGCTTGCCCAGTGCGCCGAATACCAGCGCTGGCTGGTGCGCATCCGTGGTGAATGGCGTCAGCGCGTGCTGGCCTATGCCGAGCAGGTTCTGCAGGAGCTCGACGAGCTGCCCGATCCGTTGCTGCGTACATTGGTCAGTCGCTTTTCCGGCTATGGGCCGTTCCACGAGGGTCTGATTCGCCAGTTGATCGAGCAGGGCCAACCGGCGGCGGCCCACGAGGAATATAACGCTTACCTGCAATTACTGGCGTTGTCGGGCCAGCAACCCGAACCGAACATACTGCAGTTGGCGCGCTACTGGTCGGATGCCAGCACCAGCGAGCTGCAGCCGATGTCGCCGCAGGGCGCTTTCTCGCGGGTGCTGGCCGCCGACAGCCAGCCGGTGCGCGACGACGAGATCGAGCATCGGCAGTTGTCGGTGATGGCCATTCGCCTGCGGCTGCACGGCGAATGGGAGGAGCGCGGCGAGGTGCGCGCCTGCCTTTCCCTGCAGATCGAGCTGCTGCGCTGGCTGGAACGTCAGTGCAACCACTTGGGCGGGTTCTGGTTGCCGGGTGCCACGGGCGGGCTGGGGCTGGCCTGTTTCGGTACCCATGGCCCGGCTCACCAGCTTGCCGAGCTGGTCGCGCTCTACGAGCATTGCCGTCGCGTGCTGCCCGAGGAGATCGCCCGGCAGTGGAGTGGCGAGGGCAAACTGCCGCAATTCGAACTGGCAGCGGGGTTGGATAGCGGGCGGGTGATCTATCTGCCCGAGCGGCAGCTGGTCGACCCGCTGGGACAGGTCACCCAGCGTTCGCTCGATCTGATGAGCCTCGCCGAAGGCAGCGAGCTGGTCATCTCCCAGGAAGCGAGCCAGCACATGCCGCCGGCGCTCGATCTGCAACCGCGCCTGTCGTCGCGGCTGATGGCGAGCGACGGCAAGGTGCGCCTGCGGGCATTGGTGCTGGGCATCAACGAGGGCGGGCGCAATGCCACCCCGCCCGATCTGGTGGGCCGCGAAAGTGCGCTGCGCAAGCTGCGCGATGCGCTGGCGCGCGCCGGGCTCGGGTTGCGTCAGAGCATACTCGTCCAGGGCGCTTCGGGCATGGGCAAGTCGGCGCTGCTGGTCAGCTTCCGACAGCTGGTGCAGAGCGAGGATATATCGCTGTGCTGGCAGTCGACTACCCGCATGTCGATGCTCGAGCCGTTCAGCGTCGCTCGCATGCTGCTGCGTTGGCATTGTCAGGACAAGCTGGATGTCGACACCTTCGATCAGGTATTGGTGAATCAAGGCCATGCCGGGCTCGTCGACGCCACCGAGCCCTGCAAGCTGCTGCATCAGGCATTGGGTCTGGAAAGCGACGGCGACAGTCTGGGGCTGGCGCAAAGCGGCGAGGCGGTGGATCTACTGGTGGGTGTGCTGCGCCGGCTGATCGAGCGGGTTACCGTGGACAAGCCGCTGGTGATGATGGTCGACGACCTGCAATGGGTCGACGAGCCTTCGCTCAAGCTGCTCGCTGGCCTGCAGGCGCGTCTGCCGATCAACAGCGCCTTTTTGATGGTGGCCAGCCATCACGGCCGCGAGCCGCTGTCGGTCAAGCTGCACTGGGATCAGCAGCTCTCGCTCGACAGGCTCGATGCCATGCAGTCTTCGCGGCTGCTTTCACAGCTGGCGCGACGTTACCGGCTGCATCTCAGTCCGCGCTTGCGCGGCCAACTGATCGAGCGCTGCGATGGGGTGCCGCTGTATCTCCAGGAGATCTGCCGGCGCCTGGACATGGATCGCCGCGAAGGGCGCAGCGTGCAGGTCGACGAGCTGCCCCGCGGCTTGTTCGGGCTATTGGCCGGCCGCATCGACCAACTCGAGGGCGATCGTCACATCGCCCATGTCGCCGCGGTGCTGGGGCGCCAGTTCCGCCTCGACTTTCTTCAGGAATGCAGTGGCCTCGACGAGCAGCGCCTGCGTCAGGGGCTCGAGCACATGCGTCGACTGGAGATCGTCGAGGCCGGCGAGCCGCATGGCGAATACCAGTATCAGTTCACTCATCCGTTGCTGCAGGAAGCCGCCTACCTGTCCTGTCCGCGCGATGTGCGCACGCGCATTCATCAGCAGGTGGTGGGGCTGATCGAGGAGCGTTTCCCGATGTGGATCAGTCGTCATCCAGGAGACTTCGCGACACACCTGCGGCGCAGCGGGCACTTCTCCCGGGGAGCGCGCTATTTCGAGCTGGCTGCCCGCGAGGCACTCAAGGTCAGCGCCAATCGCACGGCCTTGCGCATGGCCGACGCCGGGCTGGCCAGCCTGCGTCAGGTAGAAGGGCATGCCGAGCGCGAGATCAGCCTGCTCACGGTCAAGGGCCAGGCGGCCTTCGCCCTGGAGGGCCATGGCTCGCCGATCGCTCACGAAAGCTTCGTCAAGGCGCGTGAACTGATCGAGGGCAGCCGCTGCGCCGACGAGGAAACCGAACTTGAGCAGCGTTTTCTGGTCAAGTGGGGGCTGTGGGTGGGCTGCAGCCAGCGCTTCGCGCATGCCGATGCCTTCTCGCTGGCCTCGAAGATGGCGGCGATCGCCGAGCAGTTGCCGGACCCGCGTTATCGCCGCCTGGCCGACTACGCCCGGGCGCACTGCGAATACTGGGCCGGGCGCGTCCGCGAAGCCAACGAGCATCTCGAGGAGATCGATCCGCTGCATCAGCCGATGATGCTCGAATGGCTGCCGTTCTCCGACCACCCGCAGGTCGCCGCGGCCTGCTATCAAGGATGGTCGTTGTGCCTGCGGGGCGATTATCGTCGCGCCGAGCGGCAGGTCGAGGCCGCCATTCGGCTCGCCGAGACCTACAATCATCCCGGTTCGCTGGCGCTGGCGTTGCTCTTTGCCGCGGCGATGTATCGCCAGCTGGGGCACGTGCACCTGGCCGGCGCGCGCGCCGAGCGCGCCTTCGAGGTCACGCGCACGCCGGATTTGCACATCTGGCACATGACGGCGCAGTGCGCGCTGGGTTGGCACAAGGCGCTCTCGGGCGATCGGGCGGGGCTTGCGATGATCGAGGCGAGCCTCGAGGAACTGGCCGAGCTGTCCGGGCAGGATCGCTACCAGCGGCCGATGCTGTGGTACACCGATGCCTGTTTCGCGCTGGGCGAGCTGGCGCTGGCCGAGGATTATCTGGATCAGTGCCTGATGATCGCCCGCGAGCGCAGCTCGCTGTTCGTGCCGGAACTTTCGATCCATCTGGCGCGTGTCTATCAACGCCAGGGGCGCTCCGCCGATACGGTCCGTCAATTGACCGAGCAGGCCCTCGAACAGGCCCGCGAGCACGACGACCTGCATCATCAGCTGTGCGCGCTGGAGTTGTGGCTGGACGTCGTCGACTCCAGTGACAGCCATGCCAGCGACGAGCTGCGGCGCCTGCTCAAGGAGGTCACCCAGAGTGATGCCCCGGTATTGCTGCGCTGGCGCACGCTGCTTGACAAGCAGCTGTCGCGCCCGGCCGCCTTCGAGTCGTGA
- a CDS encoding UDP-2,3-diacylglucosamine diphosphatase: MTTLLISDLHLHPDEPAIAQGFLAYLQREARHAEALYILGDLFEAWIGDDYQGEFETRILEALKRLSDAGTRLYFMHGNRDFLIGDGFAAATGATLLPDPSVVALGGEPGGERTLLMHGDSLCTRDEAYMAFRAKARDPQWQTQILALPVEQRLTLAKQIRQQSGEANSNKAEDIMDVTPAEVVRRMAECGVRTLIHGHTHRPDVHRLEVDGQSAQRIVLGDWHSDRGWQVRVDDRTAPLLESFPL; the protein is encoded by the coding sequence ATGACGACCCTGCTGATTTCCGATCTGCATCTGCATCCCGACGAGCCCGCCATCGCACAGGGCTTCCTGGCGTACCTGCAGCGCGAGGCGCGCCACGCCGAGGCGCTGTACATCCTGGGTGACTTGTTCGAAGCCTGGATCGGCGACGACTATCAAGGGGAATTCGAGACCCGCATCCTCGAGGCGCTCAAGCGCCTGAGCGACGCCGGTACCCGGCTCTATTTCATGCACGGCAACCGCGACTTCCTGATCGGCGACGGTTTCGCCGCGGCCACCGGCGCCACCCTGCTGCCCGACCCCAGCGTGGTGGCGCTGGGCGGCGAACCAGGGGGTGAACGAACGCTGTTGATGCACGGCGACAGCCTGTGTACCCGCGATGAAGCCTACATGGCGTTTCGCGCCAAGGCACGCGATCCGCAGTGGCAGACGCAGATCCTCGCACTGCCGGTCGAACAGCGTCTGACACTGGCCAAGCAGATCCGCCAGCAATCCGGGGAGGCCAACTCCAACAAGGCCGAAGACATCATGGATGTCACGCCCGCCGAAGTGGTGCGAAGAATGGCCGAATGCGGCGTACGCACGCTGATTCACGGCCATACCCACCGCCCCGACGTGCATCGCCTGGAAGTCGACGGACAGTCCGCCCAGCGCATCGTGCTCGGCGACTGGCACAGCGACCGGGGCTGGCAGGTGCGTGTCGACGACCGGACAGCCCCGCTGCTGGAATCGTTCCCGCTATAA